A single window of Kitasatospora sp. HUAS MG31 DNA harbors:
- a CDS encoding carbohydrate ABC transporter permease, whose translation MAATDIKAAPAQPAATAPAKAPRRARKTREAGRSPVMTAVWNTVALGFAAVMGFPIYWMVITTFKTNKDLIAKDPTFWPSSFSFESFTTIFDDKAFIPALQNTVLITVGSVLLGLVVGFLAAVAVARFEFRGRNFFIVTMLIVQMVPLLAIIIPLYVVMNGAGLTGALLGVVLAYLVFTIPYVVWTLRSFIVNIPAELDEAAMVDGCTKWGAFFRIVLPLTLPGLVTTGVYSWIQAWNEFIVANTLLSSGGKQTSMIWLTFYSTTPTRGADYGAQMAGALLVSLPVILLFVIFQKKVSAGLTAGAVKG comes from the coding sequence ATGGCCGCCACCGACATCAAGGCCGCCCCGGCCCAGCCCGCCGCCACGGCCCCCGCGAAGGCCCCCCGCCGGGCCCGCAAGACCCGCGAGGCCGGCCGCAGCCCGGTGATGACCGCGGTCTGGAACACCGTCGCCCTCGGCTTCGCCGCGGTGATGGGCTTCCCGATCTACTGGATGGTCATCACCACGTTCAAGACGAACAAGGACCTGATCGCCAAGGACCCGACGTTCTGGCCCAGCTCGTTCTCGTTCGAGAGCTTCACGACAATCTTCGACGACAAGGCCTTCATCCCGGCGCTGCAGAACACCGTGCTGATCACGGTGGGCTCGGTGCTGCTGGGCCTGGTGGTCGGCTTCCTGGCCGCGGTCGCGGTCGCCCGGTTCGAGTTCCGCGGCCGGAACTTCTTCATCGTCACCATGCTGATCGTCCAGATGGTGCCGCTGCTGGCGATCATCATCCCGCTGTACGTGGTGATGAACGGCGCCGGCCTGACCGGTGCGCTCCTCGGCGTGGTGCTGGCCTACCTGGTGTTCACCATCCCGTACGTGGTGTGGACGCTGCGCTCGTTCATCGTCAACATCCCGGCCGAGCTGGACGAGGCGGCGATGGTCGACGGCTGCACCAAGTGGGGCGCGTTCTTCCGGATCGTCCTCCCGCTGACCCTGCCCGGCCTGGTCACCACCGGCGTGTACAGCTGGATCCAGGCCTGGAACGAGTTCATCGTGGCCAACACGCTGCTCAGCAGCGGCGGCAAGCAGACCTCGATGATCTGGCTGACGTTCTACTCCACCACCCCCACCCGCGGCGCCGACTACGGCGCGCAGATGGCCGGCGCCCTGCTGGTCTCACTGCCCGTGATCCTGCTGTTCGTGATCTTCCAGAAGAAGGTGTCGGCGGGTCTCACCGCCGGTGCGGTCAAGGGCTGA
- a CDS encoding carbohydrate ABC transporter permease gives MSVTTNDAPATVEPAAPEAPRGRRGFVAGGHYIPYVMILPAAAALVAVMGYPLFELFDLSFQNVNRYAVLVNPSLAEYLGFEGYTKVLSDGQFWEVVLRSFLFTVELVTLSMVLGMLFALLLNRVSTWVKITVVTVLMFVWAIPALVTGTVFRWIFASTGGIADYVLHLVTGSESVKHYDWFADPTVGLYVVGAAVIVWGALPFLVLGLNAALTQVPKELVEAARLDGANALQTFRHVTVPVIKPFLTLSASLSFIWDFQVFAQIYALRNTSPEPEYWTIGTYLYQKGVVSSHYSSSAVISIAMILLMLAVLVFYIRQVVKIGAQD, from the coding sequence ATGAGTGTGACAACCAATGACGCGCCGGCCACCGTCGAGCCGGCCGCCCCCGAAGCCCCGCGCGGGCGCCGGGGCTTCGTGGCCGGCGGCCACTACATCCCGTACGTGATGATCCTCCCGGCGGCCGCCGCGCTGGTCGCGGTCATGGGGTACCCGCTCTTCGAGCTCTTCGACCTGTCGTTCCAGAACGTCAACCGGTACGCGGTGCTGGTCAACCCGTCGCTGGCCGAGTACCTCGGCTTCGAGGGCTACACCAAGGTCCTCTCCGACGGCCAGTTCTGGGAGGTGGTGCTGCGCAGCTTCCTGTTCACCGTGGAGCTGGTCACCCTCTCGATGGTGCTCGGCATGCTCTTCGCCCTGCTGCTCAACCGGGTCTCCACCTGGGTGAAGATCACCGTGGTCACCGTGCTGATGTTCGTCTGGGCGATCCCGGCGCTGGTCACCGGCACCGTCTTCCGCTGGATCTTCGCCAGCACCGGCGGCATCGCCGACTACGTGCTCCACCTGGTCACCGGCAGCGAGTCGGTCAAGCACTACGACTGGTTCGCCGACCCCACCGTCGGCCTCTACGTGGTCGGCGCCGCGGTGATCGTCTGGGGCGCGCTGCCCTTCCTGGTGCTGGGCCTGAACGCCGCCCTCACCCAGGTGCCCAAGGAGCTGGTCGAGGCCGCCCGGCTGGACGGCGCCAACGCCCTGCAGACCTTCCGGCACGTGACCGTGCCGGTGATCAAGCCGTTCCTGACCCTCTCCGCCTCGCTCAGCTTCATCTGGGACTTCCAGGTCTTCGCGCAGATCTACGCGCTGCGCAACACCTCGCCCGAGCCGGAGTACTGGACCATCGGCACCTACCTGTACCAGAAGGGCGTGGTCAGCTCGCACTACAGCAGCAGCGCGGTGATCTCCATCGCGATGATCCTGCTGATGCTGGCGGTGCTGGTCTTCTACATCCGCCAGGTCGTCAAGATCGGAGCCCAGGACTGA
- a CDS encoding extracellular solute-binding protein, translating into MAAIATVLVASACSSSGSSGDSKQATLSKDGKGKTVTVWLMDDAQKGWPSVVDAAKKQFEEETGATLKIEWQTWTNYTTKLDTALLSGNAPDALELGNTQTAKYIDAGSFLDLTGVKGQFDNSDKWLDSLAASGQSADGGKTYAVPYYAGARVLIYRKDLFEAAGVTQAPTTVDELKAALAKVKAANAGTPGFSALYLPGQNWYTAASFGAGSFGVKNLIAKKDGDKWAGTLTDPKFVEGVKVWNDLQKEYSTGGTTVDEATQDALMAKGNIAAIVGAGWEVGSVTDAKTGDPGLKDKLATIALPGTAAGTPTPAFLGGSDLAVPAKAANPGLGATFLQIYTNTKQQTELAKFAIPNNKSLVAAYKAAAPANKAAGDAAEGATWFIPNSPLWSGADETALKTAFGAIAAGGDAAAELKKVQDTIVKDLNG; encoded by the coding sequence GTGGCCGCCATTGCCACCGTGCTCGTCGCCTCGGCCTGCTCCTCGTCCGGCTCCTCCGGCGACAGCAAGCAGGCCACGCTGAGCAAGGACGGCAAGGGCAAGACCGTCACCGTCTGGCTGATGGACGACGCGCAGAAGGGCTGGCCGTCCGTCGTCGACGCCGCCAAGAAGCAGTTCGAGGAGGAGACCGGCGCCACCCTGAAGATCGAGTGGCAGACCTGGACCAACTACACCACCAAGCTGGACACCGCGCTGCTCTCCGGCAACGCCCCCGACGCGCTGGAGCTGGGCAACACCCAGACCGCCAAGTACATCGACGCCGGTTCCTTCCTCGACCTCACGGGCGTGAAGGGCCAGTTCGACAACTCGGACAAGTGGCTGGACTCGCTGGCCGCCTCCGGCCAGTCCGCCGACGGCGGCAAGACCTACGCCGTCCCCTACTACGCCGGCGCCCGCGTCCTGATCTACCGCAAGGACCTCTTCGAGGCCGCCGGTGTCACCCAGGCCCCGACCACCGTGGACGAGCTGAAGGCCGCCCTGGCGAAGGTCAAGGCCGCCAACGCCGGCACCCCGGGCTTCTCCGCCCTCTACCTGCCGGGCCAGAACTGGTACACCGCCGCCTCCTTCGGCGCCGGCTCCTTCGGCGTCAAGAACCTGATCGCCAAGAAGGACGGCGACAAGTGGGCCGGCACCCTGACCGACCCGAAGTTCGTCGAGGGCGTCAAGGTCTGGAACGACCTGCAGAAGGAGTACTCGACCGGCGGCACCACCGTCGACGAGGCCACCCAGGACGCGCTGATGGCCAAGGGCAACATCGCCGCCATCGTGGGCGCCGGCTGGGAGGTCGGCTCGGTCACCGACGCCAAGACCGGCGACCCGGGCCTGAAGGACAAGCTGGCCACCATCGCCCTCCCGGGCACCGCCGCCGGCACCCCGACCCCGGCCTTCCTCGGCGGCTCGGACCTGGCCGTCCCGGCCAAGGCCGCCAACCCGGGCCTGGGCGCGACCTTCCTGCAGATCTACACCAACACCAAGCAGCAGACCGAGCTCGCCAAGTTCGCCATCCCGAACAACAAGAGCCTGGTCGCCGCCTACAAGGCCGCCGCGCCGGCCAACAAGGCCGCCGGTGACGCCGCCGAGGGCGCGACCTGGTTCATCCCGAACTCCCCGCTGTGGTCGGGTGCCGACGAGACCGCGCTGAAGACCGCCTTCGGCGCCATCGCCGCCGGCGGCGACGCGGCCGCCGAGCTGAAGAAGGTCCAGGACACCATCGTCAAGGACCTGAACGGCTGA
- a CDS encoding extracellular solute-binding protein yields MKRRFLAGLSAAALLTTLAGCGTGTSGGTAGGGASSLDPKNASGTLTVWLMNDAQTSWPELVQQVNEEFAAKYPKVDLRLSYQTWTEKLGRLDAALAENNPPDVVELGNTEPMKYILNGSLAPVDRTVFDNSDAWIKGLVNTCSYQDKLYCVPYYAGARVGIYNARMFQEATGSAEFPATEDDLMAALDKLAAKNKGTAGYSALYLPGPYWYAAMSYVAAFGGSIARFDESGRWHGTLSDPKSQQGLQHFVDLVRKYNKGDWKVNELGQASVLGRGRAGLMYGNSWEVATALAPLSGDPKLKDSIRLASMPGPNGKPLPTFIGGSDLGVTAKSKNQALAVEWIRMFTSTRSQQVLADKDTLPNNLTQLAPLRSKPATAAAANAVPDAWFTPLAPGWGAIEKQNVLVTMLGDILKGTSVAEAAKEADARIDQLINDPS; encoded by the coding sequence GTGAAGCGTCGATTCCTGGCCGGACTCAGTGCCGCCGCCCTGCTCACCACCCTCGCGGGCTGCGGAACCGGCACGTCCGGCGGCACGGCCGGCGGGGGCGCGAGCTCCCTCGACCCGAAGAACGCCTCCGGCACCCTCACGGTCTGGCTGATGAACGACGCCCAGACCAGCTGGCCGGAGCTGGTGCAGCAGGTCAACGAGGAGTTCGCGGCGAAGTACCCGAAGGTCGACCTCAGACTCAGCTACCAGACCTGGACGGAGAAGCTCGGCAGGCTGGACGCCGCCCTGGCCGAGAACAACCCGCCCGACGTGGTCGAGCTCGGCAACACCGAGCCGATGAAGTACATCCTCAACGGCTCCCTCGCCCCGGTGGACCGGACCGTGTTCGACAACTCCGACGCCTGGATCAAGGGTCTGGTCAACACCTGCTCCTACCAGGACAAGCTCTACTGCGTCCCCTACTACGCGGGCGCCCGGGTCGGCATCTACAACGCGAGGATGTTCCAGGAGGCCACCGGCAGCGCCGAGTTCCCCGCCACCGAGGACGACCTGATGGCCGCCCTGGACAAGCTGGCCGCCAAGAACAAGGGGACGGCCGGCTACTCCGCGCTCTACCTGCCGGGTCCGTACTGGTACGCCGCGATGTCCTACGTCGCCGCGTTCGGCGGGTCCATCGCCCGCTTCGACGAGAGCGGCCGCTGGCACGGCACCCTCAGCGACCCCAAGTCGCAGCAGGGCCTCCAGCACTTCGTCGACCTGGTGCGGAAGTACAACAAGGGCGACTGGAAGGTGAACGAGCTGGGCCAGGCCAGCGTCCTCGGCCGCGGCAGGGCCGGCCTGATGTACGGCAACTCCTGGGAGGTCGCCACCGCCCTCGCTCCGCTGAGCGGCGACCCCAAGCTGAAGGACTCCATCAGGCTGGCGAGCATGCCCGGCCCGAACGGCAAGCCGCTGCCCACCTTCATCGGCGGCTCCGACCTCGGCGTCACCGCCAAGTCGAAGAACCAGGCCCTGGCCGTGGAGTGGATCCGGATGTTCACCAGCACCAGGTCGCAGCAGGTGCTGGCGGACAAGGACACCCTCCCCAACAACCTGACCCAGCTCGCCCCGTTGAGGAGCAAGCCCGCCACCGCGGCGGCCGCCAACGCCGTCCCGGACGCCTGGTTCACCCCGCTGGCCCCCGGCTGGGGCGCGATCGAGAAGCAGAACGTCCTGGTGACCATGCTGGGCGACATCCTCAAGGGCACCTCCGTGGCCGAGGCCGCCAAGGAGGCCGACGCCCGGATCGACCAGCTGATCAACGACCCGTCCTGA
- a CDS encoding SIS domain-containing protein, producing the protein MSDTQAHVPGRIMAAEMAEQPAVLRRILDEGAPKIREIAAEIAARNPRFVLLTARGTSDNAALYAKYLIEVLLGKPAGLTSMSTTTAYGAKPDLTDCLVITVSQSGGSPDLVASTKAARDAGAITLAVTNNPASPLAEVSEFHIDVLAGPEKALPATKTYTAELLALYLFVEGLRGGDGAAAKDLPELAAGVLARQAEVRALAERYRFAQRLVITSRGYGYPTAREAALKLMETTYIPASPFSGADLLHGPLAMVDNVSPVIAIVPDGKGGEALQPVLDRLRGRGADLVVIGQREQVDAASAGFALPAGVPEEVQAILEILPLQLLAYEVTIARGQDPDAPRALAKVTETH; encoded by the coding sequence ATGTCCGACACGCAGGCCCACGTCCCCGGCCGCATCATGGCGGCGGAGATGGCCGAGCAGCCGGCCGTCCTGCGGCGCATCCTCGACGAGGGCGCCCCGAAGATCCGCGAGATCGCGGCCGAGATCGCCGCCCGCAACCCCCGCTTCGTCCTGCTGACCGCGCGCGGCACGTCCGACAACGCCGCGCTGTACGCCAAGTACCTGATCGAGGTCCTGCTGGGCAAGCCCGCCGGGCTCACCTCGATGTCCACCACCACCGCGTACGGCGCCAAGCCCGACCTCACCGACTGCCTGGTCATCACGGTCAGCCAGTCCGGCGGCTCGCCCGACCTGGTCGCCTCCACCAAGGCCGCCCGGGACGCCGGCGCGATCACCCTCGCGGTGACCAACAACCCCGCCTCGCCGCTGGCCGAGGTCTCCGAGTTCCACATCGACGTGCTGGCCGGCCCCGAGAAGGCGCTGCCCGCCACCAAGACGTACACCGCCGAACTGCTGGCGCTGTACCTCTTCGTCGAGGGCCTGCGCGGCGGCGACGGTGCGGCGGCCAAGGACCTGCCCGAGCTCGCCGCCGGCGTGCTCGCCCGCCAGGCCGAGGTCCGCGCGCTGGCCGAGCGGTACCGCTTCGCCCAGCGGCTGGTCATCACCTCGCGCGGCTACGGCTACCCGACCGCCCGCGAGGCGGCGCTGAAGCTGATGGAGACCACCTACATCCCGGCCTCCCCGTTCTCCGGTGCCGACCTGCTGCACGGCCCGCTCGCCATGGTGGACAACGTCTCCCCGGTGATCGCGATCGTCCCGGACGGCAAGGGCGGCGAGGCGCTCCAGCCGGTGCTCGACCGGCTCCGCGGGCGCGGCGCCGACCTCGTGGTGATCGGCCAGCGGGAGCAGGTGGACGCGGCCTCGGCCGGGTTCGCGCTGCCGGCGGGGGTGCCCGAGGAGGTGCAGGCGATCCTGGAGATCCTGCCGCTGCAGCTGCTCGCGTACGAGGTCACCATCGCCCGCGGCCAGGACCCGGACGCCCCGCGCGCCCTCGCCAAGGTCACCGAGACCCACTGA
- a CDS encoding sensor histidine kinase, translating into MPSLNELVRRHTTLTGADVEWLHLLVSEWQLLSDLSFADLVLWIPTWDGIRYVSVAQMRPNTGPTSYQDDMVGHLVPRGRRPLLDAAYDEGRIVREGDPEWREEVPVRVESIPVRRDGRVLGVIARNTNLLTVRTPSRLELTYLQSASDLAQMIAAGTFPYPEVDQTDMDAAPRVGDGLIRLDAEGVVTYASPNALSAYHRLGLTTDLVGSHLGRTTAELVPPSRSAVHEALVKMASGWAPRQAEVEAQGGVVTLRAIPLKPKGTPTGSLVLCRDVTELRRRDRELMTKDATIREIHHRVKNNLQTVAALLRLQSRRMDSDAGRAALDEAVRRVGSIAIVHETLSQALDEKVTFDEIADRVLAMVMELSQDGKVSTKRSGSFGILAAEVATPLAMILTELMQNALEHAFGPSAAGRLEVSALRGRAPAGGKGWSDSWNGGAKPEEFLLITVQDDGKGMPEGFDPQSAGNLGLQIVRTLAVGELGGTFDMVAAPEGGTKVVLEIPIR; encoded by the coding sequence GTGCCCTCGCTGAACGAACTCGTCCGCCGCCACACCACCCTCACCGGTGCCGACGTGGAGTGGCTCCACCTGCTGGTCTCGGAGTGGCAGCTGCTCTCCGACCTCTCCTTCGCCGACCTGGTGCTGTGGATCCCCACCTGGGACGGCATCCGGTACGTCTCGGTCGCCCAGATGCGCCCGAACACCGGGCCGACCTCGTACCAGGACGACATGGTCGGCCACCTGGTGCCGCGCGGCCGCCGCCCGCTGCTGGACGCCGCGTACGACGAGGGCCGGATCGTCCGCGAGGGCGACCCGGAGTGGCGCGAGGAGGTGCCGGTCCGGGTCGAGTCGATCCCGGTCCGGCGGGACGGCCGGGTGCTCGGCGTGATCGCCCGCAACACCAACCTGCTGACCGTCCGCACCCCCAGCCGGCTGGAGCTCACCTACCTGCAGAGCGCCTCCGACCTGGCCCAGATGATCGCGGCCGGCACCTTCCCGTACCCGGAGGTCGACCAGACCGACATGGACGCGGCGCCGCGGGTCGGCGACGGTCTGATCAGGCTGGACGCCGAGGGCGTGGTCACCTACGCCAGCCCCAACGCGCTCTCCGCGTACCACCGGCTGGGTCTCACCACCGATCTGGTGGGCAGTCACCTGGGCCGTACCACCGCCGAGTTGGTGCCGCCGAGCCGCAGCGCGGTGCACGAGGCCCTGGTCAAGATGGCCAGCGGCTGGGCGCCCCGACAGGCCGAGGTCGAGGCGCAGGGCGGCGTGGTCACCCTGCGGGCCATCCCGCTGAAGCCCAAGGGCACCCCGACCGGCTCCCTGGTGCTCTGCCGGGACGTCACCGAGCTGCGGCGCCGGGACCGCGAGCTGATGACCAAGGACGCCACCATCCGGGAGATCCACCACCGGGTCAAGAACAACCTGCAGACGGTGGCGGCCCTGCTCCGCCTGCAGTCCCGCCGGATGGACTCGGACGCCGGGCGGGCCGCCCTGGACGAGGCGGTGCGGCGGGTCGGCTCGATCGCCATCGTGCACGAGACGCTCTCGCAGGCCCTGGACGAGAAGGTGACCTTCGACGAGATCGCCGACCGGGTGCTGGCGATGGTGATGGAGCTGTCCCAGGACGGCAAGGTCTCCACCAAGCGCAGCGGCAGCTTCGGGATCCTCGCCGCCGAGGTGGCCACCCCGCTGGCGATGATCCTCACCGAGCTGATGCAGAACGCGCTTGAGCACGCGTTCGGACCCTCGGCCGCCGGGCGGCTGGAGGTGAGCGCGCTGCGCGGCCGGGCCCCGGCCGGCGGCAAGGGCTGGTCGGACAGCTGGAACGGCGGGGCGAAGCCGGAGGAGTTCCTGCTGATCACCGTGCAGGACGACGGCAAGGGGATGCCCGAGGGCTTCGACCCGCAGAGCGCGGGCAACCTCGGGCTGCAGATCGTCCGCACCCTCGCGGTCGGCGAACTCGGCGGCACCTTCGACATGGTCGCGGCCCCGGAGGGCGGCACCAAGGTCGTCCTGGAGATCCCGATCCGGTAG
- a CDS encoding WhiB family transcriptional regulator, which produces MDWRHRAVCREEDPELFFPIGNTGPALLQIEEAKAVCRRCPVMEQCLQWALETGQDAGVWGGMSEDERRAMKRRAARNRARTA; this is translated from the coding sequence ATGGACTGGCGCCACCGCGCTGTCTGCCGCGAAGAGGACCCGGAGCTGTTCTTCCCGATCGGGAACACCGGTCCGGCCCTGCTGCAGATCGAGGAAGCCAAGGCCGTGTGCCGCCGCTGTCCCGTCATGGAGCAGTGCCTGCAGTGGGCGCTGGAGACCGGCCAGGACGCCGGCGTCTGGGGCGGCATGAGCGAGGACGAGCGTCGCGCGATGAAGCGCCGCGCCGCCCGCAACCGCGCCCGCACCGCCTGA
- a CDS encoding diacylglycerol/lipid kinase family protein, protein MRALLVVNPKATTTSGRTRDVLTHALRSDLKLDVVHTEYRGHARDLAGQAAAEGLVDLVVALGGDGTVNEVVNGLLAQGPSERVPRLAVVPGGSTNVFARALGLPNDPVEATGALLDALAQGRERAISLGKAMTEGLPDRWFTFTAGLGFDAGVVGRVEEQRRTGRRSTHALYVNQALRHYVTEREHRRNGPVRLEINGQEAVPGLVLAIVSNTSPWTFLGNRPVLPSPSASFDTDLDIFGITRMTAFATARTVRQILRSQAPADGGSGPVGPTGKHLVSYHDVRHFTLVSQEPAPFQVDGDHLGDRSRVSFTGVRRALRVIV, encoded by the coding sequence ATGCGCGCACTCCTGGTCGTGAACCCGAAGGCGACCACCACCAGCGGTCGGACCCGGGACGTGCTGACCCATGCCCTGCGCAGCGATCTGAAGCTGGACGTGGTGCACACCGAGTACCGGGGGCACGCGCGGGACCTGGCCGGCCAGGCGGCCGCCGAGGGGCTGGTGGACCTGGTGGTGGCCCTGGGGGGCGACGGGACGGTCAACGAGGTGGTGAACGGGCTGCTGGCCCAGGGCCCGTCCGAGCGGGTGCCCCGGCTGGCGGTCGTCCCCGGCGGTTCGACCAATGTGTTCGCCCGCGCGCTGGGCCTGCCGAACGACCCGGTGGAGGCCACCGGGGCGCTGCTGGACGCCCTGGCGCAGGGCCGGGAGCGGGCGATCAGCCTCGGCAAGGCGATGACCGAGGGCCTGCCGGACCGCTGGTTCACCTTCACCGCGGGGCTGGGCTTCGACGCCGGCGTGGTCGGCCGGGTGGAGGAGCAGCGCAGGACGGGGCGCAGGTCCACGCACGCGCTCTACGTCAACCAGGCGCTCCGGCACTACGTCACTGAGCGTGAACACCGCAGGAACGGCCCGGTCCGCCTGGAGATCAACGGCCAGGAGGCGGTGCCGGGCCTGGTTCTGGCGATAGTTTCCAACACCTCGCCGTGGACCTTCCTGGGCAACCGTCCGGTACTGCCCTCCCCCTCCGCCTCGTTCGACACGGATCTGGACATCTTCGGCATCACTCGAATGACGGCGTTCGCCACCGCTCGAACGGTCCGTCAGATCCTGCGTTCGCAAGCCCCTGCGGATGGCGGTTCCGGGCCCGTGGGGCCGACCGGGAAGCACCTCGTCTCCTATCACGACGTTCGACACTTCACCTTGGTTTCACAGGAACCGGCCCCGTTTCAGGTCGACGGGGACCACCTTGGAGACAGGAGTCGCGTCAGTTTCACAGGCGTTCGGCGGGCACTGCGTGTGATTGTGTGA
- a CDS encoding RNA polymerase sigma factor SigF, translated as MSDLDRTAAAGLPAAADLAARAEPAALGGTSAAPAVPPQASAVRGAAHDHAHPKDSDRMSQPTDPTPERPEAVPADELPEAELQSAAAAVRGAVPAQGHRSQAPDREAARALFVRLSQLPEGSPERVEIRNQLVRMHIPLVEHLARRFRNRGEPLDDLTQVATIGLIKSVDRFDHERGVEFSTYATPTIVGEIKRHFRDKGWAVRVPRRLQELRLSLTTATSELSQRHGRSPTVHELAEHLGISEEDVLEGLESANAYSTLSLDVPDSDDESPAVADTLGATDEALEGVEYRESLKPLLAQLPPREQKILVLRFFRNMTQSQIAAEVGISQMHVSRLLARTLAQLREKLLVEE; from the coding sequence GTGAGTGATCTCGACCGCACAGCTGCCGCCGGGCTCCCGGCCGCGGCCGACCTGGCCGCCCGTGCCGAGCCCGCCGCGCTCGGCGGTACGTCGGCCGCCCCGGCCGTACCGCCCCAGGCGAGCGCCGTCCGCGGCGCCGCACACGACCACGCCCACCCGAAGGACTCCGACCGGATGAGCCAGCCCACCGATCCGACGCCAGAGCGGCCCGAGGCGGTGCCCGCCGACGAGCTGCCGGAGGCCGAGCTGCAGTCGGCCGCCGCGGCCGTCCGGGGTGCCGTGCCCGCCCAGGGGCACCGGTCCCAGGCGCCCGACCGGGAGGCGGCGCGGGCCCTGTTCGTGCGGCTCTCCCAGCTGCCGGAGGGCTCGCCGGAGCGGGTGGAGATCCGCAACCAGCTGGTCCGGATGCACATCCCGCTGGTGGAGCACCTGGCCCGCCGGTTCCGCAACCGCGGCGAGCCACTGGACGACCTGACCCAGGTCGCCACCATCGGCCTGATCAAGTCGGTGGACCGCTTCGACCACGAGCGCGGGGTCGAGTTCTCCACCTACGCCACGCCGACCATCGTCGGCGAGATCAAGCGGCACTTCCGGGACAAGGGCTGGGCGGTCCGGGTGCCGCGCCGGCTCCAGGAGCTGCGGCTGTCGCTGACCACGGCCACCAGCGAGCTCTCCCAGCGGCACGGCCGCTCCCCCACCGTCCACGAGCTGGCGGAGCACCTCGGCATCTCCGAGGAGGACGTGCTGGAGGGCCTGGAGTCCGCCAACGCGTACTCCACGCTCTCCCTGGACGTCCCGGACAGCGACGACGAGTCGCCGGCCGTGGCGGACACCCTGGGGGCGACCGACGAGGCGCTGGAGGGGGTGGAGTACCGGGAGTCGCTCAAGCCGCTGCTGGCGCAGCTGCCGCCGCGGGAGCAGAAGATCCTGGTGCTCCGGTTCTTCCGGAACATGACCCAGTCGCAGATCGCGGCCGAGGTGGGCATCTCCCAGATGCACGTCTCCCGGCTGCTGGCGCGGACCCTCGCCCAGCTCCGCGAGAAGCTCCTCGTCGAGGAGTAG
- a CDS encoding anti-sigma regulatory factor codes for MSQIDGEPGVQDFVEVRLPAAGAYLSVLRTATAGLAARLDFTLDEIEDLRIAVDEACAILLQQAVPGSILSCEFRLVGDSLKVTVSAPTTDGRAPERDTFAWTVLSALAGEVDSSVGEDRTVSISLHKKRGGSVSQP; via the coding sequence GTGTCCCAGATCGACGGCGAGCCCGGCGTTCAGGACTTCGTGGAAGTCCGCCTGCCGGCGGCAGGGGCGTACCTCTCGGTGCTGCGAACGGCGACAGCCGGTCTCGCGGCCCGGTTGGACTTCACCCTGGACGAGATCGAGGATCTCCGGATCGCGGTGGACGAGGCCTGCGCCATCCTGCTCCAGCAGGCGGTGCCGGGCTCGATCCTGAGCTGCGAGTTCCGGCTGGTCGGCGACTCGCTCAAGGTCACCGTCTCCGCACCGACCACCGACGGCCGCGCCCCCGAGCGCGACACCTTCGCCTGGACGGTGCTCTCCGCCCTGGCCGGCGAGGTGGACTCCTCGGTCGGCGAGGACAGGACGGTCTCCATCAGCCTGCACAAGAAGCGCGGCGGGTCTGTCTCCCAGCCCTGA
- a CDS encoding GNAT family N-acetyltransferase — translation MIRTAAATDVPAIHAMIRELADYEKALQEARATEEQLRDALFGEHPAVFGLIAEDDDSGETVGFALWFRNFSTWRGTHGIYLEDLYVRPDRRGGGHGKALLAELARICGERGYGRLEWAVLDWNEPSIGFYKSLGAVPMDEWTVYRLSDDALAALGSAAR, via the coding sequence ATGATCCGCACCGCCGCCGCCACCGACGTCCCCGCGATCCACGCCATGATCCGCGAGCTCGCGGACTACGAGAAGGCGCTCCAGGAGGCCAGGGCCACCGAGGAGCAGCTGCGCGACGCCCTGTTCGGCGAGCACCCGGCCGTCTTCGGCCTGATCGCCGAAGACGACGACAGCGGCGAGACCGTCGGGTTCGCCTTGTGGTTTCGGAACTTCTCGACCTGGCGCGGCACCCACGGGATCTACCTGGAGGACCTCTACGTCCGCCCGGACCGGCGCGGCGGCGGCCACGGCAAGGCGCTGCTGGCCGAGCTGGCCCGGATCTGCGGGGAGCGCGGCTACGGGCGCCTGGAGTGGGCGGTGCTGGACTGGAACGAGCCGTCGATCGGCTTCTACAAGTCGCTCGGCGCGGTTCCGATGGACGAGTGGACGGTCTACCGGCTGTCCGACGACGCCCTCGCCGCCCTCGGGTCCGCGGCCCGCTGA